The nucleotide sequence TAAAGATGTTAGTATAACAAATGAATACAACATAATAGATGGAACAGGTCAATACCTCATTCCAGGGTTAGTAGACACACATGCACATTTACACGATAGCAAAAATGATCTATTATTATATTTAGCAAATGGAGTAACCCATATAAGTGAGATGTTTGGACAAGAAAGACATCTTAAATGGCGAAAAGAAGCAGAAGATGGTGCGCTTAGTCCTAAAATTTATGTTGCTTCAAGGAAGTTAGCTAGCAAAAAAGGAATTATGTCAAAAATAAGAAGCTGGTTTGGCTCTAGTCCTAATTATACAACTACAAATAAAGCACGAAAAGCTGTTCGTAAGCATAAAGAAGAAGGCTATAATGCTCTTAAGCTTAGTACTTTTTTAAATACTGAAATCTATTATGCAATAACTGATGAGGCAAAAAAACAAAATATACCAACGATAGGTCATTTAACATCTGATGTTAGTTTGAAAGGATTATATACTTCTGGCCAATCTCAATTGGCGCATATTGAGGAAATAACCAAAGCTACCATGCATGATTTTGGAGGCTTAAGTTATGACAATACTGAAGCATATTTAACCTATCTTAAAAAAAATGTTGATGCTATTGCCATTGAACTTAAAGAAATTGAGATGGTGGTTTCTTCTACTATCTGGTTAATGGAGAGCTTACCTAAACAAAAATTTGATATTGAAAATTTCCTTAAAACTATTGAGCTAGAGTATCAAAATCCAGGAGAAATAGAAGGCTCTAAACTAGCTAAAGGATGGTTACCTGGAAACAATAGCTATGAAAATTTGGATATAAAAAACAATCCCGAGAAAGCTAAAAAAAGCAAACTATTTTGGAAAACTTATGTTGAAGCTATTCATATCATGACCAAAGCTTTGGCTGACAATGGTGTAACAATCACAGCAGGAACAGATTCTAATACTGCTGGTGTTATTGCTGGGTTTTCTCTACATGATGAATTAGAGTCTCTTAATAAATCAGGTCTAACGAATAGTCAAGTGCTATATGCAGCAACTCTTGCTCCTGCAAAATGGATGCAAAGTGATGCAGGAAAAATTGAGGTTGGCTTGAGAGCTGATTTGGTTCTTTTAGAAAAAAACCCTCTGGAAGATATTAACAACACAAGAACTATAAATGCTGTAATTGCTAATGGCAAATTTTTAGATAGAACAATATTAGATAAAATGTTGCAATCAATAAAGGATGCAAATAATAGAAGTAGGAAAATTAATATTGATACGTTTATTAACTAATATAAAAAACACATACACGCTAAACTACAAAAAAAGCCTTCTCAAATCGAGAAGGCTTAGTTTTATAATGTGCATATAATTTATTACATACCACCTTTTCTAGTTGGTGATCTTTTAGTAGGCCAATCACGACGTTCTCCAGTACCTGGATTAATTGGCATTACCATTTTTTCATTTGAGACTCTTTCTGGATCTTCAGATGCCATGTAAGCTAAAATAGCGGTAAGGATAGCATTATTACGAACATCGTCAAATACTATTTTATCGTATGTATCACGATTTGTATGCCATGTATAGTCCCAGTATGACCAGTTTAAAGCACTTAAATTAAATGCAGGTGCACCAGCAGCTAAAAACGATGCATGGTCTGTTCCTCCCGTACTTGGACTTCCCGGAAAGCTGGTTTCTATATGTTTGGTAATGCTTCTTGGCACAGCATTTAGCCAACGTCCTAAATAGTCGTAAGAATGTAAAAATCCAGATCCTGAAATATTTACAACACGCCCTGTACCATTATCTTGGTTAAATAATGCTTGTACATTTTTTACGATCTCTGGATGATCTTCAACAAAAGCTCTGGAGCCATTTAAGCCTTGCTCTTCACTTCCCCAATGTCCAACAATAATAGTACGCTTTGGGTTAGGATACATTTTCTTTAAAATACGCATAGCTTCAAGCATAACTAAAGTTCCTGTTCCATTATCAGTAGCTCCAGTTCCACCATCCCAAGAATCAAAATGTGCAGATAGTACAATGTACTCATTAGGTTTTTCGCTTCCTTTAATTTCTCCTATAGTATTAAACGTTGGTACTTCACCTAGTTCTTTAG is from Pontimicrobium sp. SW4 and encodes:
- a CDS encoding amidohydrolase family protein — encoded protein: MKYKTIKKWSLRIILILVVISIASCIGVKSQIKQHLGAKTELINPSIFKIDESPLAIKNVSVLSTDCTKMLDSLTVLIRNGKIISITKDVSITNEYNIIDGTGQYLIPGLVDTHAHLHDSKNDLLLYLANGVTHISEMFGQERHLKWRKEAEDGALSPKIYVASRKLASKKGIMSKIRSWFGSSPNYTTTNKARKAVRKHKEEGYNALKLSTFLNTEIYYAITDEAKKQNIPTIGHLTSDVSLKGLYTSGQSQLAHIEEITKATMHDFGGLSYDNTEAYLTYLKKNVDAIAIELKEIEMVVSSTIWLMESLPKQKFDIENFLKTIELEYQNPGEIEGSKLAKGWLPGNNSYENLDIKNNPEKAKKSKLFWKTYVEAIHIMTKALADNGVTITAGTDSNTAGVIAGFSLHDELESLNKSGLTNSQVLYAATLAPAKWMQSDAGKIEVGLRADLVLLEKNPLEDINNTRTINAVIANGKFLDRTILDKMLQSIKDANNRSRKINIDTFIN